The nucleotide window ATATCCAATTTAGTCGTATACTATTGCTTCTTTGAAGAATTCTGGTATGAGTGGTTTGTATACTTTGCTGTTAAGTAGTGTTTGTATGTTTTTATCTAGTATGTAGGTTTCACAGTGGTCATTTTCTGCTCTCATTCCACGTCCATATGCTTGCATGAGTGTCATTACTGTTTTATATCCATACCATTGTTGGTCTATGTTTTTTCTTTCATTGATTTGTTTATCTCCCAGGTATGGGTATGGTACTTTGTAGATAATTTGGAATTGACATTTCTCATATGGAAGGTCTACTCCTTCACTCATTGATGGACTTACTAGTACGTTTGGTTTGGTTGATTTTTCAAATTCATGTAGTACTGCATCACGTGTTTTTGGGGTATGTGATAGTATTCTTGGATCTTTGATGTGTTGTGTTATGTATTTCTGGCATTTGTAGCTGCTTGTGTGTATTAGTCCTTTTTCATTTTTGTGTTTTTGTAGTATTTCATTTAGTACTGGTATTGTTCTTGGTGCTGTATGCCATAGTGCACGTTTTGACATTGCTCCTACTAGTTTCATGTGTATTGGTCTGCGTTCTTTTTTAAATGGGCTGTCACATCGTATGTAGTGTACTTCATCTTCATCAATTCCCAGCCATTTGCAGAATAGACTTTTATCTAGTATTGTTGCACTCATAAAGAGTACTTTATCTGCATAGTCAAATAGCATTTTCTTTGCATATTTTTCAACTTTCAGTGGCTTAAATGATACATGATCATTTTCAACTGATACAATCCAGTCATCTGGGTCTGCTTTGATACTGTTTATTATTTCTTTTAGTCTTGTTTTTGTTGACTCGATTCTGTCTGCTTTCTGTTTTGAATACATGATTGTTTTTAGTTGATGATATGATTCAAATATTGCTTCAAGGAAGATGATCCATTCTGTTACATCATCATATTTTAGGAATTCTTTAGGTATTCCCTGTTTTATATCTTTTTTTAGTTGTCTGTCATAGATGTTAAGTTCAAGTTTTTGCATGATCTTATTTTCTATGTTGTGTGCTTCATCAAGAATCATAAGATTTCTTTTCTGGAAGTGTTGAACATAGTTAAATTCAAGGTATGCATAGTCATAATTTAGAAGTGTTATTGGATCTTCTATTGCAGCTGATTTCTGATTCCAGTATGGACATCTATTTGATGATTTAAATGTAAATGGTGTGTTGTAGTAGTCATTAGGATTTTCATCTGTCACATCTTTTTGTGTTGTTTTTTCAATCTTTATACCATATGGACATGAAAAATCATCTCTTTGTCGTGATACCTGGCATGTTCCCATATCACAGTTGTTTATCATTCCACTTTCAAGACATGAGAAGTTATTTCTTCCCTTTACTTGTGAATATCCAAATTCATCAGCATATTGTCGTTGTAGTTGTTTTGTCATTGTAAGAATATATGCTGGTTGTAGAATTTGTCCAATTGTTGCTGCTATTGCAGATTTCCCTGTTCCTGTTCCAGCTTCAAGTATTACATATTTTTTATCTTCTGCTTCAAATGCATTGAGAATTTCCTCAATAAGTTCAAGTTGGTTAGATCTTGCTTCTTTAAATGGGAAGTTTTCAATAATTTCATCATCAATATCTGGGTGTTGTTTTTGCAGAAGTTCTTTTTCTTCTTTTGTTGGCCTATTTACTGGTGCGTGTTTTTCTTCTTGGCTTTCTGAGCACACACACTTATTTTTTAACATTCCACATTTTGGACAAAATATCATATTCATGTTTTCTATATTTCTTTTTCATTACATTTTTTAGTTTTTGTTATGATTTGAATAATTTTCAAATCAATTTGTTTTTAAATGTTTTTTTTTAATAAAATTCGCTCTTTTTTGTCTAAATTGGAGTTTATAAATTATATATGTAGACGTATATAGTATTAGTATAAATTGTATTGATAACTTAAAAGTAAGTTTTACTTTAATTTACTTAAAAAATATGGATTTAAATGAGTTATTTTTTTCAAAATTATTAGATTATATATATTAAAATTTATGAGGAATTTTTATGGCAATTGGAAAATTATATGGAATTGGTGTAGGACCTGGTGATCCTGAACTTGTAACAATGAAAGCAGTAAGATTAATTAAGGAAACTGATATTGTATTTGCTCCACAATCAAGAAGTGGAAAACCTAGTGTTGCATTAAATATTGTTCAAAAATATGTTGATGAACGCGAAGATGAATGTGAAATATATCAGCCACTATTTCCAATGACAGAAGATAAAGAAGAACTTCACAGATCATGGGATGAAGCAACAGATGTATTATTTGAAAAACTTGAAAAAGGATTAAATGCAGTGTTTGTAACTCTTGGTGATCCTACAGTATTTAGTACATTTTCATATATTTCATCAAGACTTCAAAGTAAAGGTGTGGAAGTTGAACTTGTACCTGGTATTACATCATTTACAGCATGTGCTGCAAGATCTGGTATTCAGCTTACAGAACAAGATGATATAATGGTTGTTGTTCCACAAGTAAGTGAAAAATTAACAAAAATATTACCATATGTTGATACAGTAGTAGCTATGAAAACATCAAGACATCTTGATGTACTTGAAGATTGTATTAATCAAGATCCAAGAGAAAAAGAAATTGTATCTGTACAAAACTGTACAATGGAAAATGAAAACATAGTTCAGGGATTTGTTGATAATAAAAGATACTTCTCAACAAGTATTATTAAATTTAAAAAAGATGAAGAATAGATTTATTAACAAAACTTTTCTTATTACTTTTTTTTTATAACAACTATTTTTTTTATATTCTAATTTTTATTGAAGTTTATCAGCTAACTTTTGAGATAAATTATCCCAACTGAAATTTTTATAGACTTTATCTTGTATATCATCTGGTTTTTGTTTAATATTATCCCAGTTTTTTGTTGTATATATGAGTGTATTTCTAAGATCTTCAATGTCATGTTTTATGAGTTTTCCATATCCTGTTGTGTTAATTATATCTTTTGAGCCACCAACATCTGTTGATATGATGTAGTTTCCATGATATGCAGCCTCTAGTGTTGATATTCCAAAGCTTTCCATAACTGATGTACAACAGTAGATGCTTGCTTTTGCATAGTATTTTGAGAGTAATTTTTTATCTGATATGTAGCCTTCAAAGATTATCTGATCTTTCATGTGGGGATTTTCTCTGAAGTATTCATCAATAAATTCATGCATATCATCTACAACCTCCCCTACAAGGACTAACTTCCAGCTTTTATCAACACCACTCATTGCATCAATTAGTAAATCTGTTGATTTATTCTTCTTTTCTATGTATCCTGCATAGAGTATGATATTTTCCTTACAATTAACATCTACATCTGTTTTAATAACACCATTTGGTAGATATAAGAGCTTATTATCATCTACTACATTTGAATTTATAAGTTGTTTGTAGTTTCTTTTTGTTTCAATACTTATTACATCAATAAATCTAAATAGTATCTTTGTAAGAAGTCGTCTCATTGATGCTTTAAATCCCTTTCTCTGGGTTAGAAAATCAATAATATGATTGTTTGCATCAAGTTTAAGATAGATTTTTGTCTTTGGATTTAATAGTTTAATATAGAAGATGTAGCATGCAAGATTTGAATATCTGAGATGATAGAATTGTATAACATCTATATCTTTAATATTTTCTTTAATGTATCTTTTTATGTCATCTTTTTCATTTCCACTATTTTCTATGAATTTAAGCTCTATTTGGTTATTAAATATCTCATTAAGATAGGTGTATTCATCATTGTTATAACTTATAAGTGATACGTTATAATTACTAGATAGTTTATATGGTATCATTCCAACATCCTTTGTTAACATGAAATTCTTAAGTGCTGGAAATATACATTGAAATTTTGCCATAAAAAGACTACACTCCTCTTATTTTTAGTAATTGTTTTGTTATTTAATTGTTTTAGTGTTAATTAGATATTAATTATATGGATAATGATTAGATTATTTATATTATAATAGAAAAGATAACATTATACAAAAAATAAATATAATGAATAAGTAAATTCTAAGAGATTTTATTAATAATAATGAATGTGATTACTATGACAAAAAGATCTACAATTTCAAAATTAGGATTTTTCCTTTCAGGTATAGCTATTGGTTATCAGATGAAAGAGATAATGGATACTGATGAATTTAAATACCTTAAAAGTGGAATTAAGGCAGCCTTTAGTAAGGAAGATATGATAGATGTTGAAATTAAGGATGCAAAGGAATGCACCTATGAAAAAAATACACAAGATGATTAAGTAAATATTTTTTTAGGTAATGATTAAATTCATTATCTAAAAATTTTTTTTTAAACTAAATTTTTTTTATTTAAAAGGGGATTATTTGGGGTTATTATGAAAGCAAATAGTAAAATATCGCTGGTTTTATTAAATTGGAATGGTCATGAAGATAGTGTTGAATGTCTAAATTCATTACAAAATCTCAACTATGATAATTTTGATATTTATCTTGTAGATAATAACTCACAGCCTGAATCTGTTGAATATATTAAAAGCTACCTTCAACGTAGCAGCTACACATATGATGTCAAGGAGAAATGTGAACTTGACGGATACATAAAACCTGATAGTGTTGATGTTTTATTTATTCTTAATGATGAAAATTCAGGCTTTGCATGTGGAAATAATGTAGCATTAAACTATATTCTTGCTACTAAAAATACTGATTATGTTCTTCTTTTAAATAATGATACAACAGTTAAGCCAAACCTATTATCTGAGATGATATCTGAATATGTGAAGTATCCTGATACTGGTTTTATGGGTGTTAAGCATTACTATTATCATGAACCAGGCAAGATTCAAACAATTGGTGGAGGACTAGTTGATAAAACTCATGGTGAGGCAATGGCAATAAGAGAACCTGGAGTGACAGAC belongs to Methanosphaera sp. and includes:
- a CDS encoding ATP-dependent DNA helicase, with product MNMIFCPKCGMLKNKCVCSESQEEKHAPVNRPTKEEKELLQKQHPDIDDEIIENFPFKEARSNQLELIEEILNAFEAEDKKYVILEAGTGTGKSAIAATIGQILQPAYILTMTKQLQRQYADEFGYSQVKGRNNFSCLESGMINNCDMGTCQVSRQRDDFSCPYGIKIEKTTQKDVTDENPNDYYNTPFTFKSSNRCPYWNQKSAAIEDPITLLNYDYAYLEFNYVQHFQKRNLMILDEAHNIENKIMQKLELNIYDRQLKKDIKQGIPKEFLKYDDVTEWIIFLEAIFESYHQLKTIMYSKQKADRIESTKTRLKEIINSIKADPDDWIVSVENDHVSFKPLKVEKYAKKMLFDYADKVLFMSATILDKSLFCKWLGIDEDEVHYIRCDSPFKKERRPIHMKLVGAMSKRALWHTAPRTIPVLNEILQKHKNEKGLIHTSSYKCQKYITQHIKDPRILSHTPKTRDAVLHEFEKSTKPNVLVSPSMSEGVDLPYEKCQFQIIYKVPYPYLGDKQINERKNIDQQWYGYKTVMTLMQAYGRGMRAENDHCETYILDKNIQTLLNSKVYKPLIPEFFKEAIVYD
- the cobI gene encoding precorrin-2 C(20)-methyltransferase gives rise to the protein MAIGKLYGIGVGPGDPELVTMKAVRLIKETDIVFAPQSRSGKPSVALNIVQKYVDEREDECEIYQPLFPMTEDKEELHRSWDEATDVLFEKLEKGLNAVFVTLGDPTVFSTFSYISSRLQSKGVEVELVPGITSFTACAARSGIQLTEQDDIMVVVPQVSEKLTKILPYVDTVVAMKTSRHLDVLEDCINQDPREKEIVSVQNCTMENENIVQGFVDNKRYFSTSIIKFKKDEE
- a CDS encoding glycosyltransferase family 4 protein, which encodes MAKFQCIFPALKNFMLTKDVGMIPYKLSSNYNVSLISYNNDEYTYLNEIFNNQIELKFIENSGNEKDDIKRYIKENIKDIDVIQFYHLRYSNLACYIFYIKLLNPKTKIYLKLDANNHIIDFLTQRKGFKASMRRLLTKILFRFIDVISIETKRNYKQLINSNVVDDNKLLYLPNGVIKTDVDVNCKENIILYAGYIEKKNKSTDLLIDAMSGVDKSWKLVLVGEVVDDMHEFIDEYFRENPHMKDQIIFEGYISDKKLLSKYYAKASIYCCTSVMESFGISTLEAAYHGNYIISTDVGGSKDIINTTGYGKLIKHDIEDLRNTLIYTTKNWDNIKQKPDDIQDKVYKNFSWDNLSQKLADKLQ
- a CDS encoding glycosyltransferase family 2 protein, with product MKANSKISLVLLNWNGHEDSVECLNSLQNLNYDNFDIYLVDNNSQPESVEYIKSYLQRSSYTYDVKEKCELDGYIKPDSVDVLFILNDENSGFACGNNVALNYILATKNTDYVLLLNNDTTVKPNLLSEMISEYVKYPDTGFMGVKHYYYHEPGKIQTIGGGLVDKTHGEAMAIREPGVTDVYDFITGSCILMSFEVLETVGVMYCDYFMYWEDVDWSATAREYGYKLRICDRTSIYHKEGASIKSLKRIYYHTRNRIWYMKRHSSRNIYYKFLIYIVLYVMKESVMNIAKNTQYSKILIKALIDGLRNKKRII